cctcatCTGTTCAGTATGGCCTTTGCAGTGTGACTCCCCTTCACTCATTAGCTGAGAGCTGTTGCTTCCAAAGCCCATGGAATATTGTTCCATTTCAAAAAATTATGAGCTTCAAGTTAATGAGAAATTTCAGAATACCATTAAAGGTTGTTAAAGAATCAGGTGAGATCCTGCCCGGGTCTGGAATAGAAAGCTGTCTCTCTCACTGCTGCTGTGTGTAAATTAGAACCAACCTCAGCTGCTTTGCTCTCAAGGATTCTGAGACACAGCAGTTGCTAAGAGAATTGGCAGAGCTGGGGTGGGCGTGGGGTAAACCAGCTTTTCTTCAAGCAGCTCAGTCTAAATACAGCTAAAGCCATCGTTTACAAAATACCCAGCGTGACCTCTCCCAGGCAACAGGACCATCACAGAAGCAGGTGGCCAGCCATGAGAAAGGGAAGTCACGCAGGAAAGGATGGCAGGTAACAATTGCTGGCTCCCTTATTCATATGTGGGGTGAGGCAGTGCCAGCCAGGGAAGAGAAGACAAGAACAGGCAGACGGCTCTATGAGGAAATACTCAGCTAAGATTTGCGAGTTGCTTCCATAACGCACAGCTTTTGAACACCTGAGCCCCACTTGACAATCCTagcaatatttttaatttctgcatGAAATTATATTTGTCAGATAGATTCCAGTTAACACGTGGTAACTGCATATATTTATGTAGTACAGAAGAATAACTGAATATGTGTCTACAGCCTACAAGGACCAAATTATAGCGTTTCTATCTCTTTATATCATTTCTGTGCGAGCCTACCAAACACCTTCTTCCTAGTTCTACATGATGTAGTACAGGATGGGCTACTGTGAAaactgtgcgtgtgcgtgcgcgtgcgtgtgcgtgtgcgtgtgtgtgtgtttcagggtgTGAACATTACaacttattttaaatgtattttggtTGTCCACCTCATATAGCTAACGTGAAGACTAAGttttacacagagagagagagtcatttTTGTAAatggtgtgtcttcacagcatTTTTTTCATGTAcccattttttgttgtttcacaGCAGCTCCCTCACCCTTGGGCATTCCCAATGCCCATGCCAGAGGCAGGGCTTTACCTAGAGGCAGACTAGGTAAAGAGGTGCAGGGCAAAGCCAGGAGCTGAGAATGTTTGGTGGAGGCAGCATTGTTTGCAGGATGGACCTCAGCTCTCATCTGACTCCCTGGGAGATTCAGGCAGAACCCAGAATGCCCAGAGCAGCTGGAGGCCTCTCCGCAGATCCTCTCTGCCTTGGTGTGCAGCCACAGCAGCTATTTTCACATTTGGGAGAGCTTGAAGCTCCTGCAGTCTCGCTGCAGTCCATTCGACATAAAGTCGGAAAACATAAATTATACACAAGGGCTTCCTGTGTGTGACAGAGGGCTTCTCCATTCATATCTCCACCCCTTGGAGGAGCTGCTTGCTTTTTAGTATGGCACCCATCCAGGAATGCCTTCTCTTTCTCACTGGCATGACATCCATTCAGCTAATCTTTCTGTGAGGAAGGTGGCAGGGTACTCCTCTGCTCTGGAACAAGGACCAAGTCACAGAGGACGACCTCATCGCTACTCAAGTTCAGAGGCtttggattaaaaaacaaacaaacaaacaaacaaacaaaaaccctgagatCAAATCCCCACCCCTATTAGCAGGGTAGGGTTTTTAGTGTCTTCTGAGGCTATGTGAGTCTGATAACACTTGCCTCACAGTATTATCAATAATCAAACGTATGGCATGTACCTTTAAAGTACTGGAGATTTAATACCGGTACCTGGCATATGTCAGCGCTTCTGTACTCTTGATATTTTCAATGTTGAAGAAGCACTCAGAGCAGAGAACAGATTTGTGTCCCCAAATAGACAGGGCTGTTGCTTCACTGTGATGCACCTTTTCTTGCAAGGTGCCCATCTGCTTCTCCTTTGCTTTCTCCAAGTGTACCAGGAACTCGTCTGTTGTTCCTCACACATCCTCACTCCAGCTCTTTCTCTTACCAAAGCACTGCGTCGTTCAGGCTGGCTTTTAAAATGACACATTCACAGTACTGGTGTTCTGCTCACAAAAGTCTTAGCCCAGCTCCTGAAGAAGACATTTAAGACccttgctgctgctggctcaACCATTTCTACAACTAAGATACCCTCCCTGGTCCAGCCCCACAATCCTCTCTTGTCCCCTGACTGCTGAACCTTTTGTTTCAGAACAACTACCAGTTAGTTACCTCGCAGCTCACCCAACCTCCTTCTCTCAACCCCTCTCAGGTCTCACCCTGCCTCTCATCTTTTCAGAATGTCTCATGCAGGCTAAGAGCCAGAAATGTCTCCTCTCTTCTGTGTCATTTGTCAGGAGTGAGCCCTCCTGGACTTTGAACCTCTTGGCTCACAAAGTCTCATCTAAGGCATTTTGTTCTCAAACCTCCAATGGATGCAGAAGACAGGCATATGCACACTTATACCTATTTCTCTTTGAACTTTGAGTTCtcatatcaatttttttttttttttttttttttttttagtttgggtATCGTCAGACAATTTTGAAAACTACTGGGTTCAAGTTTTCCattagcaataaataaataaataaataaataaataaataaataaataaatgaatgaataaataaataaataaaacggtACAGCAAAACCATCTGCAGGACTTTAAGGACCGCTCTGTCTTCCATCCTCCCTGCACTTCTATTTTATAACGCTTTGGCTAATAtcatcttttctatttttcattcaGCCTGGGATGTAGTCCATGTTGGTTAATTAAGACAGAGACAATTTCCTCTTGTGAAGATCCATGGTCAGGCCCAGTGTGTGCCGGGAAACCCTGAAGCcttgaggcaggaggaggggtCTCCTTTTGGAAGCTGCCTTTACTGATAACTTTGCCTCCCGTGTCTAGCGATTCTGTCACCCACATTGTGGCAGAGAACAACTCAGGATCAGACGTCCTGGAGTGGCTCCAGGTACAGAACATCAAAGCCAGCTCTGAGCTCGAACTCCTCGACGTCTCCTGGCTGATTGAATGCATGGGAGCCGGGAAACCAGTGGAGATGACAGGGAGACACCAGCTCGTCGTAAGTGTCTCCTTTGCCGGATGGCCACTGACATGGGCATCAGAATCCACAGGCGTGGGCTGTAACAGCCTTTTCTCGTGGAGTCCCCGCAGCTAGCTCGGCCTTCGCTTGCTCCTTTGGTATATAACGATAATGCCCACTTCCTGAGATGCTGTGTAATTGAAGTGACATGCACGTAAGCCACGCACAGTGCTGCCATGTTAAAGGCACTGAATAGATGggactgacttaaaaaaaaagaattattctttttagtttgtgtgtgtgtgtctatgtctgtgtatatatgtatgtgcccaggtatgcaggtgtccACGGAGACCAgtaaagggcatcagatctcctggaacaggaGGTATAGGTGATTGTGACTCAGGTCTTTGGCAAGAGGTACTCACTTTGAAACGAGAACTGTTTTTATgaatacatttacacaaagatATTTCAGAATATTAGccttgatatttaaaaaaaagacaggaaagtaAAGAGTTATTTATCTTCTGGTTCTGATAATtcatgaaaaaattaaagaccaTGAGTTTTAAATCCATTTTTGCCCAATATTACTAGAATGAATCTGAGAAACAGTTTTGAATCATCTTTaataaattcacacacaaaaaggAGATACAATTTAATTGCtggttctttttcatttttgtgatttCAAAAATACATGCCTTTTTCATACATGAGATGTCACAATGAAATTCATTATCTAGTGTAATTAACATGTACTACTATAAGAACAACCGTGGACGTCTGTGATAGGACCCTAGAGCTGTATGTGACACTTTGAATCCTTTGTGCTTTTGCCATGTCCTAAGTTTTCTTAAAgtgaatgttttctttgtatctgaataaatatttatagttATACACGCTTATTACTGCCATTAACTACAAAATGAATGCTTGTACTTTCGTGTAGGTGAGGACTTCTTCCCCGAGTCCTGCCCTGGGCTCCCAGAACATTCCACCACCTACTGTGCAAAAGATCTCCCAGTACGCATGTCAGAGGAGGACCACGTTAAGCAGTAATTACAACCAAGTATTCACGGTAATGAGGCTGTCTCAACACCAGACCAGAGGGGGGTTTGAGGCTTCTTTCCATGAGTCTGCAAgttaaataatgattttttttctggaaacctGAGAGTGCTTCTCCATGCCTAGCTGCCTAACCTGACCTCTGGTTCTTCATCAAGTGGGCCTCCTTTTTCACAGGCTCCCAGCTGCTCAGGGGCCAGGGGTTGCCAGAGTAACACATTCAGTGGAATATCAAACATAGGGCTTCCCACCTCTAACTTTCAAGCCACATTTGtgaggaagagcaggaaacagatggCAGCCACTGGGCCCACTGAGCCACAGCTGCACTCTCTTTAAGTAAGGTAACGTGCCTCACCTTACATAACCCCAGCTCTGGGTCTGAGTGATGAACACACCCTTCGTTCCACCAGCACCAGCTGTGTTTTATGTCCAAGCTAAGAGACCCAAATGTCTCGGAACCACGGAAGGCAGAAAAGGGTTGTTAGTCATGACTGCTGGGACACCGTGGGCACTAGGCCATTCCTTGTTTAGGTTGTTTCTAAATGTCTAATGATGCTGAACTCAGTCTCCTCACAACTCATTAGACACGTGTCTTTTCGGTTCAATGCCAGCGTCCCACAGGGAAGCATGCAAAGCCACAGGATGTTGATCCTGACTTCAAAGGTGCACCATTAGTAAAGGGGACAGGAGGGACTTGCGAGTGACTTTGATGTGTAGACCTGACGATCtggttttcgtttttgtttttaggATGCCTTTGAGATCCTGGCTGAAAATTATGAGTTTAGAGAGAACGAAGGCTCTTGCCTGACATTCATGAGAGCAGCCTCTGTACTGAAATCTCTGCCGTTCCCCATCACCAGCATGAGAGACACGGAGGGAATTCCCTGCCTAGGGGAAAAGGTGAAGTGTGTCATAGAGGTAAGGGAGAAGGGGACAGACGGCATGGGTACGGGCTCTCTCCTCTTATTTATCTATACATAGATCAACATGGCACAGAAAGGTATGTGTAAAATCCATACCTCGGCGTGATCCCATTAGGACTATGTAGACCTAACCAGCAGAGAAAAGAACTTTCTCAGATACTGATTTTTACCAATAGTGAAGGACTCAAGCCTCAGAGCTCAGAACAGCATAATTCTTTGGCTCCAGCTTCAGGCTGTGGGAGGCTCAGTCTTACTCAGGGCTCTTCCTGGTCAGCCCAGAGTGATGCTTGGTGGGCTGATACTGCATCTATATGTTCTGGGAAGAGACTAGGCGGCAGTTGCATGTTTAGCAGCATTTAAGGATTTCTCACCAAGGCAAGTTTGCCATCCAGTAGCAAGTTTCAATCTAGTCAAATGCAGGGTATATCATTCAAGAAAAATATCCCAGCTCAGACAACAGAGGCTCGTCAGGGCTTGACAATGACTGGCTCTTCAGTGGGCCAACGATTAACTAACCTGGTGGATTGAAAAGCCATCTTATTTCAGCAAGTTGAGTCgattgaaaagaaaattattaggACTGTTTGAACAATAGCTGTTGGTGAATATTTTGTCTTGGATGCAGACCCTCATCTTTCTGTATCCTTGTCTAAGATTATAAAAGCTCTTTGGGTCTGTGGTAAACTAAGAGTTTTCAAGATTCCAGGGTAATCCTTGCTTTTCCCAGATCAGCCAGGGAAACACTTCGAGTTTCATGAGAAACCAGCAGGAAGGGGCCTTCGGTATGAGACTGGCACTGTGATTATGAAGGGACATAGCTCAAAATCTTTTGTTCAACTCTCCTTGCAGGGAATTATTGAAGATGGAGAAAGTTCTGAAGTTAAAGCTGTGTTAGATGATGAACGATACAAATCCTTCAAAGTAAGGAAGTTTGCCTTTGTAGAGTGGGGGGGGTCTATTTTTCCTGTTACTGGCTGTGGATGGTCATGTTAACTCAGGATGCCATGCCAAGAAGCCACAGACTGAGCTGCTCAGACACAGAAATTTATTCTATGCCAGATCTGGAAGCACAAAGTTTAAGTCTCTAGGTCAAGACTCTGTGGAGGGCTCTCTTTGTGGTTTACAGTGGCCAGCCACCTTCTTGCTCTTGCCCTCACATGGCAGAGATAGAGGTGAACAAATGTACAGATCCAAGTTTGCTTGTCCCCAGCTAGCTTTCTCTACTCTTATATTACTGTATTAAGCATGACTTTTTGCTTGGGAACAGTGCCTTCCATGGCAgacttcctacatcaattaacagtcaagctgtccctcacagacatgccgaCTGGCCAAGGTAATACAGACAATTCCTCATTAAGACAATTTCCCCCCTGGGAGGTTCCAGGTTGTTTCAAGTTGATAGTTAAAATTAACCAGCACACCTCCCAAAAGCCCCAAGTGCAAAGACTATCTATCACCCTGAGATTAACACCAAGAGTCCGTCACTCACAGTTACTAGACAAGTGTCAAAGGAGCACACAGAAACAGAGTGAACTTGGTCCTGAAGCACAAACTCCTCATTGCATCATCATTTCTGGGACTCAGGGTTGATCACCTCCCAACTTTTATTACCTTAGAGTTTATGGTACTTTGGCCAGTTCCTTCAGTTCATAAGCAATACAAGGCCTAATGTGGGGCCAGAATAGGAGCCTAGGCTCAAATACAGACAGACCAGGGTTCAAGTCTGTGCTTTGTCATTACCCCTTGTAGATGGGGTGGAAATGCTAAGCCTCTGTGAGCATCCTTCCATCGAAGGAGCGGTACAGGACTGTGTGTAAGAGACTGAGCAACCTGCAGACAGCCAGGGAGACAGCTTCTCACACAGTCACAGAGCAGGCAGTCTGTCATCTAGGTCATATGGAAGCCTTGCGTAGATGTGGGTCTGCCTCTCACCTCTGTTTCATTTTGTGACACTATGGCTGTGAAAGGGGTCTCCAGAAACAAATATCCTCTAGAAGTTACCATCCCCAGGCTCAAGAGAAAACTCAACAAAATGCTGAGAACCTAAGTAAGAGCCTCAGAACCAATTCAAAAAGCCAGGCCTGGTAGCGTCCTTTTAAAAccaagcactgaggaggcagagtcaggcagatccctggggctcactggccaaccaTCCCAGCCTGAGGTTGACTTCTCATCTCCAAATGCAcagttatatatatgtatatctgtgcaactacacacacacacacacacacacacacacacacacttaatcaCTACCCATTCCCTGGATGTTCCCCCCCCCCCGGATGTTTTAAAGAGAAACTGAGCCAAAGTTTTGcttgtaattttttgtttgtgGCCTGAGACTTTGGAATGTGTCACTCTGCTGACATAGCAATGATTGAGAGAAAATAACAGCCTGTCTTCCCCTCCCTTTTCAGCTCTTCACATCTGTGTTTGGAGTGGGTCTGAAGACAGCTGAGAAATGGTTCAGGATGGGTTTCAGAACTCTCAGCAAAGTAAAGTCAGACAAAAGCTTGGTGTTTACACGGATGCAGAAAGCAGGTAACAGTTTTGAGACAGGCAAGAGCTGCTCTGGGTTTATCTGGGTATAGTGAAATGGAGTCACTTTTACTTGGACTCCAGTCTTGGAAGTCAGGTAAATCTTGGCTCCAGCACTTGTCACTAACCTTGAGTAAACTGGTTAAAACCATGGGCCTTCACTACCTCACTGATGAACCTGAGATAATTGGGGGGTACATCAACTAGCCCAAAGCCCTGAGCCTGGCTTAGCCATGAGCCTAGAATAAGGCCTTTTCCAGGGCTGCTGGGATTCCCTTTAATCAGACATTAAACCAGAGAGGGCCATGTCCTGATTCCTACAGACTCCTTTAGACACTTAGGTCTGGCTGTCTCTCTGCGTAAAAAACATGCACGAAGAGTCGAGGGCAGAAGAGTAAACAGACacggaggaaggagagaaaggagtgcCTGAACAAACTACAGTCTCGCCATCTTGGTTCACACTGGGAATGAGCACTAGGGACTGGAAAACAGAGGGGAAGAATGGCAATCTAGACATAGCCTTGACCTATCCAACCAGAGCCCTATAGCCTAGGAAGAGACAGCAGCGCAGTGTGGAGACGGAAGAGCTGTCACCATCATCTGAAAGTCTGGCAAGACCCTCCCCCTCTGCTCCACCACCACACCACAGTTCCAGGTCACTTCCTTCCATGGACAGTGCTGGTACCTTTTCCAGAAATGAGGAGATGCAGTTTATAGCCCCTTCTGAATGCGTGAGGTGTAAGCGTTCGCTTTTAACATACAACAATAACAGAGTAAAATTGTTATTCAAGAGGGAGTCACAGCATCGTAGTTCCCAGCATTGTAGCTTCTGCAGTTATGGAGATGAAGTTATCAAGTGTTTAATATGGAAGCAATGAAGTCTTCTACCAGAGGATAGCAGGTATCTGTAAGTAGTCAGCAGCTATCTTCTGTTTCAGTGAtaacaacagacagacagacagacaaaccaaAGATCTTAACGTCACAAGAAACAGTAGAAGAGGTGAATCATATTTTGGGGATCCCACCAGTGACACGATAGAAGATTCCCCCATTCATCTTGTAAACctgttaatttcttttaaaaaacatttttatttatttttactttctgtatGTTTGggttttatctgtctgtctgtctgtatgctaCATTTAAATATACATTACATATGTGTAGTAAATATATACTACATGTGTGaagtacccatggaggccagaagaggtcatcagatccctaGAAAGGGtcatgagctgctatgtgggttctgggaatcaaacctgcttcttctggaagagcagctagtgctcttaactgctgagccattactCAAATTTGCTGACTTCTGAGTGATTGTTAATAAGCATTATACAATGCCACACAGGAAATCAAagaatctgggaaaaaaaaacacctagtATTTCTACTCTGAAGCCCAGAAAATGTACATCTAATAAGTGTGTTTTACACCAGCTCTAGAGACAcccttaaaaagaaaagtttgtaaGTATTAAACATAAGTGTCCAGAAGATGGTTTGGAATGATAGTGAGGACTCCTAACATTTATAGAGGAAGTGGGAAACAAaagatagccttgaacttgtggtcacCCTGCTTCAGCAGCCTGACTGCTGGAAATACATGCGTGAGGTGCTGGGTGACAGCTGCACAGTCTTAAAATAATGTACATCATTGAGTGAATGGACACTGGGACTTCCTGACACCAACTGAGTGATACTTGAGTGCCGGTGATAGTGATGGTGGCAATTTCTGTATTAAAGCCTAATGGAGTGTTGTGCTTTAGACCAAACCTcccacactcaaaaaaaaaataaaaaaaaaagaaagaaagaaagaaagaaagaaagaaagaaagaaagaaagaaagaaaagagctgtGTCCCAATAAAAAGGCGACTGTTAACAAAGGAGCAAGAAAATGGCATCAGTATTGGTATGAAGACAGTAGTTCCTCAAGCAACTGGCTTGGTAGTGACAAGTGATGGGTATGTTAGCAACAGAATCTTTCCTTGGTGCTGTCAGCACATTTCTGCAGCTGCCTCATTTAGAGATCACAGATGACTTAGAATGTAGAAATTTTGTTTGCAGTGTGCTCAAACCAAATGGCCTCCTGGCCAAATCTCATCCTGGGGTGAGAAGCAAAGGAGCCAATCAGCAGCCTCTAGCGGAGTACATCTCCCATTTGTCAAGTGGCATTTGGGTCGTCCCCTGTGGGGACCCTAAATGAAAG
This is a stretch of genomic DNA from Meriones unguiculatus strain TT.TT164.6M chromosome 1, Bangor_MerUng_6.1, whole genome shotgun sequence. It encodes these proteins:
- the Dntt gene encoding DNA nucleotidylexotransferase isoform X1, translated to MRKGSHAGKDGSDSVTHIVAENNSGSDVLEWLQVQNIKASSELELLDVSWLIECMGAGKPVEMTGRHQLVVRTSSPSPALGSQNIPPPTVQKISQYACQRRTTLSSNYNQVFTDAFEILAENYEFRENEGSCLTFMRAASVLKSLPFPITSMRDTEGIPCLGEKVKCVIEGIIEDGESSEVKAVLDDERYKSFKLFTSVFGVGLKTAEKWFRMGFRTLSKVKSDKSLVFTRMQKAGFLYYEDLISCVSRAEAEAVSVLVKEAVAAFLPDALVTVTGGFRRGKMMGHDVDFLITSPEATEEEEQQLLHKVTDLWKQRGLLLYCDHIESTFEKFKLPSRKVDALDHFQKCFLILKLHHQRVDGDGSSQQEGKDWKAIRVDLVLCPYERRAFALLGWTGSRQFERDLRRYATHEQKMMLDNHALYDKTKRVFLEAESEEDIFAHLGLDYIEPWERNA
- the Dntt gene encoding DNA nucleotidylexotransferase isoform X2; this translates as MRKGSHAGKDGSDSVTHIVAENNSGSDVLEWLQVQNIKASSELELLDVSWLIECMGAGKPVEMTGRHQLVVRTSSPSPALGSQNIPPPTVQKISQYACQRRTTLSSNYNQVFTDAFEILAENYEFRENEGSCLTFMRAASVLKSLPFPITSMRDTEGIPCLGEKVKCVIEGIIEDGESSEVKAVLDDERYKSFKLFTSVFGVGLKTAEKWFRMGFRTLSKVKSDKSLVFTRMQKAGFLYYEDLISCVSRAEAEAVSVLVKEAVAAFLPDALVTVTGGFRRGKMMGHDVDFLITSPEATEEEEQQLLHKVTDLWKQRGLLLYCDHIESTFEKFKLPSRKVDALDHFQKCFLILKLHHQRVDGDGSSQQEGKDWKAIRVDLVLCPYERRAFALLGWTGSRFERDLRRYATHEQKMMLDNHALYDKTKRVFLEAESEEDIFAHLGLDYIEPWERNA